From Eubalaena glacialis isolate mEubGla1 chromosome 5, mEubGla1.1.hap2.+ XY, whole genome shotgun sequence, one genomic window encodes:
- the LOC133092219 gene encoding small ribosomal subunit protein uS8, producing the protein MVRMNVLADALKSINNAEKRGKRQVLIRPCSKVIVRFLTVMMKHGYIGEFEIIDDHRAGKIVVNLTGRLNKCGVISPRFDVQLKDLEKWQNNLLPSRQFGFIVLTTSAGIMDHEEARRKHTGGKILGFFF; encoded by the coding sequence ATGGTGCGCATGAATGTCCTGGCTGATGCTCTCAAGAGTATCAACAATGCCGAAAAGAGAGGCAAACGCCAGGTTCTTATTAGGCCGTGCTCCAAAGTCATCGTCAGGTTTCTCACTGTGATGATGAAGCATGGTTACATTGGCGAATTTGAAATCATCGATGATCACAGGGCTGGGAAAATTGTTGTGAACCTCACAGGCAGGCTAAATAAGTGTGGAGTGATCAGCCCCAGGTTTGATGTGCAActcaaagacctagaaaaatggcaGAATAACCTGCTCCCGTCCCGTCAGTTTGGTTTCATTGTACTGACAACCTCAGCTGGCATCATGGACCATGAAGAAGCAAGACGAAAACACACAGGAGGGAAAATCCTTGGATTCTTTTTCTAG